In Deinococcus aquiradiocola, the sequence ACGCGGGCGCGGTTCACGGCGGCGTACCCGGCCCTGAAGGACTGGTTCCGCTCTCCCGCCTGACGCGCGGTCCGGTCAGGGCAGGGCTGATGGGGCCTGCGGGCAGGTCGGAGGTTCCGGTGCGCTGGCCTGTGCATAGGGGCGCACGGTCCGGCGGGGCGGGGCGCTCTAGAGTGATCGCATGATTGACGCAGTGATCGGCCACACCCCCCTGGTGCAACTGAAGCGCATCGTGCCGGACGGCAGCGCGGACGTGTTCCTGAAACTGGAGGGGCAGAACCCCGGAGGCAGCATCAAGGACCGCACCGCGCTCGGCATGGTCGAGGACGCCGAGGCGCGCGGCCTGCTGAAACCCGGCGGGCTGATCGTGGAACCCACCAGCGGCAACACCGGCATCGGGCTCGCGCAGGTCGCCGCGTCACGCGGGTACCGGCTGATCCTGACGATGCCCGCCCAGATGAGCGAGGAACGCAAGCGCACGCTCGCCGCGTACGGCGCGGAACTCGTCCTGACGGACCCGGAGCGCCGCATGCTGGCCGCCATCGAGGAAGCCGAGAAGATCGCGCTGGAACAGGGCGGCTGGATGCCGAACCAGTTCGCGAACCCCGCGAATCCGGCCGTGCACGAGCGCACGACGGGACCGGAACTGTGGGAGCAGATGGAGGGCCGCATCGACGCGTTCGTGTACGGGAGCGGCACAGGCGGCACCATCACGGGCGTGGGCCGGTACCTGAAACGTCAGGACCCGGGCGTGCGGATCGTGGCGGTCGAGCCGAGGCGCAGCAACGTCCTCTCGGGCGGCGAGCGTGGCGAGCACGGCTTCCAGGGGATGGGGCCGGGCTTCATTCCGGAGAACCTCGACCGGAGCCTGCTGGACGAGGTGGTGCAGGTGTGGGAGGAGGACGCGTTCCCGCTCGCGCGCCGCGCCGCGCAGGAGGAGGGAATCTTCATGGGCATGTCGAGCGGCGGCATCCTGTGGGCGGCGGTGGAGGTCGCGCGGCGACTGGGGCCGGGAAAGCGCGTGGCGAGCATCGCGTGCGACAGTGGCGCGCGCTACCTGACGACGGCACTGTTCAGCGGCGCGGGCGACACGCCCGCCGGGTACCGCGTCCGGTCACGTGAACGCCTGACCTGACCATGCCGGGTCCGCCGCCCCGCGCGGCATACGGTGTCGATCCGATTCCAGGGATGCCGGAAACAGCACCAGCGTCCCTTCTTGAGCAGCACAGCGCCCATGACTGGCCCAGCTCCGCAGGAAGGGACGCCCCTCCACACCGGATCAGGGGTGCGGCGGGACAGGTGCGGGGTCGGTGGCACTCTCCACCCAGTTCAGGTCGGCGGTGACGCGCACGGCCAGGGCCTCCAGCGCCGCCTGCCGTTCCGCGTCTCTGGTGGCGGTCAGGACGCGGCTCAGGAGGTCCGAGGCGGCAGGGTCGCGTCCTGACAGGTCCGGCAGCCACTGGCGGGGTTTGGTGTCCCACCAGCCGCGCTGCGCGTACAGGGCGCGCACCAGCCTGCGTGTCGTGTCGAGGGCCACCAGGGCGTGCAGGGGCGTGTCCTGCGTGGCGCGCGCCTCCCACACGGCGTCCACCAGCACGTGCCGCGTGAAGGGCGTGAGGGGTTCCGGGGGGCGTCCGGCGTGCAGGCGCTCCCGCGCCGCCGTCTGCAGTTCGCTGAGAACCGGGTGGGGCGTCATGACGCGGCCCTCGGCGAGCATGAAGAGCGTGCTGGCGTCCCCGTCGCGGACGTCGTGCCGCAGCTGGGCGGCCGGGTTGTAGAACGCTTCGGCGGGCGTGCCGAGCACGGCGAAGCTCTCGCGCCAGCGGGTCTCGCCGCTCACCAGCGCGAGGAAATCCAGGTCGGAGTGCCGGTCCGCCTCGCCGCGCGCGGCACTGCCGCACCAGAGCACGCCGAGCACGCCGGGCGTGTCCTGCACGTGCCGGAGTGCCTGTGCGAAGCCCGCCGCACCTCGCGGCGGGTCCGGGGTGGGCGGCGTTCCGTTCAGGCGCGCACCTGTCCGTCGCCCAGCACCACCCATTTCGTGGTGGTGAGTTCCGTGAGGGCCATCGGGCCGCGCGCGTGGAGTTTCTGCGTGCTGACGGCCACCTCGGCCCCCAGGCCCAGCTGCCCGCCGTCGTTGAAGCGGGTGCTGGCGTTCACGATCACGGCGGCGCTGTCCACGCCCGCCACGAACGCGTCCGCCTGCTGCGCGTCGCGCGTCAGGATGGCGTCCGTGTGCCCGCCGTGCGCGGCGATGTAGTCCATCGCGTCGTCCAGGCCGTCCACGGTCCGCACGCTGAGTTTCAGGGCGAGGAACTCGGTGCCGTAGTCGGCGGGCTGAGCGGCCGGGACGGTCAGGCCCGCCGCGTGCAGGACGGTGCGGGCGGCGTCGTCCGCGACGACGTGCACGCCCGCGCCGAGCAGGTCGCGCACGATGTCCGGCAGCGCCGCGCGGGACGAGTCGGGCGTGACGAGCAGCGTGTCGAGGGCGTTGCAGGCGCTGGGGCGCTGCACCTTGGAGTTGTGCACGACGGCCACAGCACTCCGGACGCCCGCGCCGTCCTGCACGTAGGACGGGTCCAGGTACAGCTGCACGACGCCCACGCCGCCCACGATGACGGGCACGGTCGCGTTCTCGACGCAGAAGCGGTGCAGGCCCGCCCCGCCGCGCGGGATGATGGCGTCCACGAGGTCGTCGAGCCGCAGGAGTTCCAGCATGCGGGCGCGGTCGGGGTCCGTGATGACCTGCACGGCCCCGGCGGGAATGCCGTGCGCGGCGAGCGCCTCGCCGATGCGCGCGACGAGGACGGCGTTGCTGTGCAGCGTCTCGCGTCCGCCACGCAGGATGACGGCATTGCCGCTCTTGACGGCGAGCGTGGCGACGTCCACCGTGACGTTCGGGCGGGCCTCGTAGATGACGCCCAGCACGCCGAGCGGCACGCGGCGCTTCATGACGTGCAGGCCGTTGGGGCGCGTGGCGCGCTCCAGCGTCTCCCCCACCGGGTCCGGCAGGGTCGCGACGTGCTCCACGTCGGACGCGACGCCCTCCAGGCGGTCCGGGGTGAGCGTGAGGCGGTCCACGAGCGCGGCGTTCAGTCCGGCCGTCCGCGCGGCCTGCACGTCGAGCGCGTTGGCGGCCAGGATTTCGGGTGCGTGGGCGCGGAGGCTGGCGGCGACATCGCGCAGCGCGGCGTTCTTCTGTTCGGTGGGCAGCACGCCCAGGCGGCGTCCGGCCCTCCTGGCGGTTTCGGCCATCTGACGCACGGTCAGGGTGGAGGGAAGG encodes:
- a CDS encoding nucleotidyltransferase domain-containing protein, with protein sequence MQDTPGVLGVLWCGSAARGEADRHSDLDFLALVSGETRWRESFAVLGTPAEAFYNPAAQLRHDVRDGDASTLFMLAEGRVMTPHPVLSELQTAARERLHAGRPPEPLTPFTRHVLVDAVWEARATQDTPLHALVALDTTRRLVRALYAQRGWWDTKPRQWLPDLSGRDPAASDLLSRVLTATRDAERQAALEALAVRVTADLNWVESATDPAPVPPHP
- a CDS encoding glutamate-5-semialdehyde dehydrogenase, whose translation is MTATLPSTLTVRQMAETARRAGRRLGVLPTEQKNAALRDVAASLRAHAPEILAANALDVQAARTAGLNAALVDRLTLTPDRLEGVASDVEHVATLPDPVGETLERATRPNGLHVMKRRVPLGVLGVIYEARPNVTVDVATLAVKSGNAVILRGGRETLHSNAVLVARIGEALAAHGIPAGAVQVITDPDRARMLELLRLDDLVDAIIPRGGAGLHRFCVENATVPVIVGGVGVVQLYLDPSYVQDGAGVRSAVAVVHNSKVQRPSACNALDTLLVTPDSSRAALPDIVRDLLGAGVHVVADDAARTVLHAAGLTVPAAQPADYGTEFLALKLSVRTVDGLDDAMDYIAAHGGHTDAILTRDAQQADAFVAGVDSAAVIVNASTRFNDGGQLGLGAEVAVSTQKLHARGPMALTELTTTKWVVLGDGQVRA
- the cysK gene encoding cysteine synthase A, giving the protein MIDAVIGHTPLVQLKRIVPDGSADVFLKLEGQNPGGSIKDRTALGMVEDAEARGLLKPGGLIVEPTSGNTGIGLAQVAASRGYRLILTMPAQMSEERKRTLAAYGAELVLTDPERRMLAAIEEAEKIALEQGGWMPNQFANPANPAVHERTTGPELWEQMEGRIDAFVYGSGTGGTITGVGRYLKRQDPGVRIVAVEPRRSNVLSGGERGEHGFQGMGPGFIPENLDRSLLDEVVQVWEEDAFPLARRAAQEEGIFMGMSSGGILWAAVEVARRLGPGKRVASIACDSGARYLTTALFSGAGDTPAGYRVRSRERLT